From a single Hymenobacter sp. YIM 151500-1 genomic region:
- a CDS encoding DUF2931 family protein: protein MLSARLALLTRLALLLAGLWPAGARAQRKARLPAYQTNKFRLSTGPCAAKGYPMTIQFGAFVRPDGKTLPVPAGHTLEGSWGRSNYAQVVGDEFQPVPESLEILYFSYLEDKFYEGQFPLPHERLRQLLRTGFFDHRKQQQLTYNELTVCVLPKGAVVVWLVGAGRQVLVGRYQGTESAVDFRRFYAKSDRAEMLRQKLAAAPPAIRAQAQAGTLSAKQWDDYLKTYSWQVAFSPPLTLTYHRANFLSGEYIAEPETRDMAPYLQALLIPQPRPVPAKFSLYVTDEAGHKHLLKTDFDEAETQGAFQQLHQAHLAGPITLHVETDKYVKAATLVLESDGQRIPLTKSPVRITALK, encoded by the coding sequence GTGCTTTCTGCCCGTCTCGCTCTGCTCACGCGCTTGGCCCTGCTGCTGGCCGGCCTCTGGCCCGCCGGGGCCCGCGCCCAGCGCAAAGCCCGCCTGCCCGCTTACCAGACCAACAAGTTCCGCCTTTCGACCGGCCCCTGCGCGGCCAAAGGCTACCCGATGACGATTCAGTTCGGGGCCTTCGTGCGCCCCGACGGCAAGACCCTGCCCGTGCCCGCGGGCCACACGCTGGAGGGCAGTTGGGGCCGGTCCAACTACGCGCAGGTGGTGGGCGACGAGTTCCAGCCCGTGCCCGAGAGTTTGGAGATTCTCTACTTCTCCTACCTAGAAGATAAATTCTACGAGGGCCAGTTCCCCCTGCCCCATGAGCGCCTGCGCCAGCTGCTGCGCACTGGCTTCTTCGACCACCGTAAACAGCAACAACTGACGTATAACGAGTTGACGGTGTGTGTGCTGCCCAAGGGCGCGGTGGTGGTGTGGCTCGTCGGGGCAGGCCGACAGGTGCTAGTGGGGCGCTATCAGGGCACGGAGTCTGCCGTGGACTTCCGCCGCTTCTATGCCAAGAGTGACCGGGCCGAGATGCTACGCCAGAAGCTGGCCGCCGCCCCGCCCGCAATCCGGGCGCAGGCGCAGGCCGGCACGCTCAGCGCGAAGCAATGGGACGACTACCTGAAAACTTACTCCTGGCAGGTGGCCTTCTCTCCGCCGCTAACACTGACCTACCATCGGGCTAACTTCCTCTCGGGCGAATATATTGCCGAGCCCGAAACGCGCGACATGGCGCCCTACTTGCAAGCCTTGCTCATTCCCCAGCCCCGCCCTGTGCCAGCAAAGTTCTCGCTTTATGTCACCGATGAGGCCGGCCACAAGCACTTGCTCAAGACGGACTTCGATGAAGCTGAAACCCAGGGCGCGTTCCAGCAGCTGCACCAAGCCCACCTTGCCGGACCCATTACGCTGCATGTCGAGACGGACAAGTACGTCAAAGCCGCCACGCTCGTGCTCGAAAGCGACGGCCAGCGCATCCCGCTCACCAAAAGTCCGGTGCGCATCACCGCCCTCAAGTAA
- a CDS encoding DUF2931 family protein — protein sequence MLLLPTWLLRLALLAPLACGPAASPPTTPTTPAMPADAAEEKFRLYTGPCAAKGYPMTIQFGAFVRPDGKTLPVPAGHTLEGSWGRSNYAQVVGDEFQPVPLSLEILYFSYLEDTFYEGTFALPHERLRQLLRTGFWGQRERQQLTYNQLMVCVLPKGMVVVWLSGPGRRVLVGRYQGMASAVDFRRFYAKADRAEMFRYTLAEAPPAVQAQVRGGTLSTKQWDEYLKTYSWQVAFSQPLRLTTYQVNFLSGEYVGEPETQDLAPYLRELLTPQARPVPQKLWLYVTDEAGHKYSLKVDPMDESETQAAFQQLHKAHPAASITLHVETDKYVKAATLVLESGGQRIPLTKSPVRITALN from the coding sequence ATGCTTTTGCTGCCCACCTGGCTGTTGCGCCTGGCGCTGCTGGCCCCGCTGGCCTGCGGGCCGGCAGCCAGCCCCCCAACCACTCCAACCACCCCCGCTATGCCCGCTGATGCTGCCGAAGAAAAATTCCGCCTCTACACCGGCCCGTGCGCGGCCAAGGGCTACCCGATGACCATCCAGTTCGGGGCCTTCGTGCGGCCCGACGGCAAAACCCTGCCCGTGCCCGCAGGACACACGTTGGAGGGTAGCTGGGGCCGGTCCAACTACGCGCAGGTGGTGGGCGACGAGTTTCAGCCCGTGCCGTTGAGCCTGGAAATCCTGTACTTCTCGTATCTGGAGGACACGTTCTACGAGGGCACGTTTGCCTTGCCCCATGAGCGGCTGCGCCAGCTGCTGCGCACCGGCTTCTGGGGCCAGCGTGAGCGGCAGCAGCTCACCTACAACCAATTAATGGTGTGTGTACTGCCCAAGGGGATGGTGGTGGTGTGGCTTAGCGGGCCGGGGCGGAGGGTACTGGTGGGACGCTACCAGGGTATGGCGTCTGCCGTGGACTTCCGCCGCTTCTACGCCAAGGCCGACCGGGCTGAGATGTTTCGCTATACATTAGCTGAGGCCCCGCCCGCCGTGCAGGCGCAGGTGCGGGGCGGTACGCTGAGCACGAAGCAGTGGGACGAGTACCTGAAAACTTATTCCTGGCAAGTGGCCTTCTCCCAGCCGCTGCGGCTGACTACCTACCAGGTCAACTTCCTGTCGGGCGAGTACGTTGGCGAGCCCGAAACGCAGGACCTGGCCCCCTACCTGCGGGAGCTGCTCACGCCCCAGGCCCGGCCCGTGCCCCAGAAGCTCTGGCTGTATGTTACCGACGAGGCCGGGCATAAGTATTCACTGAAGGTTGACCCTATGGACGAGTCCGAAACGCAGGCCGCGTTCCAACAGCTGCACAAAGCCCACCCCGCCGCGTCGATTACGCTGCATGTCGAGACGGACAAGTACGTCAAGGCCGCCACGCTCGTGCTCGAAAGCGGCGGCCAGCGCATCCCGCTCACCAAAAGTCCAGTGCGCATCACCGCCCTCAACTGA